The Alistipes megaguti sequence AAGAGCCTCGAGTTCCGCCGTCTGACGCTCTCGCTCAAGGGGTGCATCTACAACCTCTTCAACGAAGAGTACCAGTCGGTGTTGGGGCGCCCGATGCCGCGTCTGAACGCCTCGTTCTTCATCGGTCTGACCCCAAAATTCCGCAATCCATGAAAATCCGCGAACAGCTCCTTGCGATGGCCGACCCGGCCTACCGCGACTTCAACGCCTCGCTGATCCCCGGCATCGGGCCCTCGATCGGCATCCGCATCCCCCGCCTGCGGGCCCTGGCCCGCGAAATCGCCCGCAGCGATGCGTGGCGCGACGTGCTCCGCGACGACAACTGCCCCTACCACGAAGAGCGCATGCTGCAGGGGATGGTCATCGGTGCGGTCCGCTGTCCGGTCGACGAAAAGCTCGAACTGGTGGCCCGCTTCGTCCCGAAGATCGACAACTGGGCGCTGTGCGACTGCTTCTGCTGGAAGCTGCGCCCCGCGGAGCGGGAGCCCATGTGGCGCTTCATCCAGCCCTACTTCGACTCTCCGCGCGAGTACGATGAGCGCTTCGCCGTGGTGATGGCCACGGCCAACTTCATCGACGCGGAGCACCTCGAGGCGCTGTTGCGCCGCTTCGAGGCGTTCCACCACGAGGGCTACTACGCCCGCATGGGGGTGGCGTGGGCTGTTTCGGTCTGCTATGTCCGCTTCCCCGAACGCATGCGCCGCTGGCTGGCGGATGCCTGTCCGCTCGATGCGTGGACCTTCAACAAGTCGCTGCAGAAGATCGTCGAGTCGCTGCGCGTCTCGGACGACGACCGACGCTTCGTGCGCTCGCTGCGACGAATCGCAAAATAACGGCGACAAAAAACGGAATTCGGAAAATAATCGTATATTTGTCTTACCAAACCATTTACGCAGATACGTCATGCGAAAACTCGTCATCATCCCGACCTACAACGAAAAGGAGAACATCTCGAAGATGATCTCCAAGGTCTTCTCGCTGCCCGAACCCTTCGAAATGCTCGTCATCGACGACGGCTCGCCCGACGGCACGGCCGACATCGTCCGCCAGCGCCAGCAGGAGTTTCCCGGAACGCTCCACCTGCTCCAGCGCTCGGGCAAACAGGGCCTCGGAACCGCCTACCTCACCGGATTCCGCTGGGGTCTCGAGAACGGCTTCGACTACATCTGCGAGATGGACTGCGACTTCTCGCACAACCCCGACGACCTGGTCCGCCTCTACCGCGCCGCCGTCGAGGGCGACTACGACGTGGTCGTCGGCTCGCGTTACGTCAAGGGGGTCAACGTCGTCAACTGGCCCATGTCGCGGCTGCTGATGTCCTACTTTGCCTCGGTCTACGTGCGTACGGTCACCCGTCTGCCGCTGCGTGACGCCACGGCCGGATTCGTCTGCTATTCGCGCCGCGCGCTGGAGACCATCGATCTGGACGCCATCCGCATGAAGGGTTACGGCTTCCAGATCGAAATGAAATACACGGCCTGGCGGCTCGGTCTGAAGCTCCACGAGGTGTCGATCATCTTCGTCGAGCGTTGCGAAGGGGTCTCGAAGATGTCGGGCGGCATCTTCCGCGAAGCCTTCTTCGGGGTGCTGGGACTCCCGTTCCGCCGCATCCGCAAACGACAGTAATCCCCGCAGCGCATGGCCCAAACTACGCTCAACGTCGAACCGGGAGTCGAACGCTCCCTCTGGCAGCGCATCCAAAGGTTCTTCCTCAACCCGAGAAACCTCTACATCCTCGGTATGCTGATCGTCCTGGCGCTCACCTTCTCGGAGGTGGCCCGCGGACGTCACAAGAACTTCATGATCTTCGCCGAATCGACGAAGCTCTTCTGGCAGCACATCGCCCCCTACGGCGAAAGCTGGTCGCAGGCCATGCCCCAGCTGGACTACTACCTCTACGGCCCGCTGTTCAACATCCTCTTCGCACCGTTCGCCTACCTGCCCGCCTGGTTGGGCCCCTTCGTCTGGAACCTCTTCAACTTCACGATGTGGTTCGTGGCGATCTTCACCCTCCCGGGCCGCTTCACGCGCGACGAAAAGTGCAAGTCGTTCCTCTATACCTTCCTGATTCTGGCCTGCACGCAGCTCTCGTTCCAGTACAACGTCGCCGTGGGATACATGTTCCTCTTCGCCTACTCGCTGCTCGAACGCGACAAGGGATTCTGGGCCGTGCTGCTGATCATGATCTCCGGCTTCACGAAGGTCTACGGCATCTTCCAGCTCGGACTGCTGCTCTGCTACCCCCACTTCTGGCGCAACGTCGGCTACGCCCTCGGCATCGGAGTCGTGCTGTTGGCCGCCCCGGCCGTCAACATGCCTTTCGGGGAGCTCCCCGCCTACTACGGCAAGTGGGTCGCCGCCCTGACCGAACACAAGAGCACCCGTACATGGATGAACCTCTTCTACCTGCGCCCCTTCGGACTGCTGCGCTACCAGATGGCCGTGCAGATCGGCGTGCTGGCCGCCCTGGCCGTCGGGCTGGTGGCCAACTACCGCAAGTGGAGGCAGCCCTTCTTCCGGCTGGCGGCGCTGGCCGTACTGATGGGTTACGTCATCCTCTTCAGCAACTCGAGCGAGGGCCACACCTACGTCATCACGCTGATCGCCTATCAGTTCTGGTACTGGAGCATGAAGCGCGGCGGCGCCCTGAACCTGCTCGACCGTATCGTCTACTGGGCCACGTTCGTCGTCGTGGTGGTCATGCCCGTCGACGTGATCTGCCCGCTACCGGTCATGGAGTTCTTCTACGGCTGGCAGCTGAATCTCTGGCTGCTGCTCTACCTTTGGCTCCGGATCTGCTGGACGGCCTTCATCCGCACCCCCGAG is a genomic window containing:
- a CDS encoding glycosyltransferase family 87 protein, which gives rise to MAQTTLNVEPGVERSLWQRIQRFFLNPRNLYILGMLIVLALTFSEVARGRHKNFMIFAESTKLFWQHIAPYGESWSQAMPQLDYYLYGPLFNILFAPFAYLPAWLGPFVWNLFNFTMWFVAIFTLPGRFTRDEKCKSFLYTFLILACTQLSFQYNVAVGYMFLFAYSLLERDKGFWAVLLIMISGFTKVYGIFQLGLLLCYPHFWRNVGYALGIGVVLLAAPAVNMPFGELPAYYGKWVAALTEHKSTRTWMNLFYLRPFGLLRYQMAVQIGVLAALAVGLVANYRKWRQPFFRLAALAVLMGYVILFSNSSEGHTYVITLIAYQFWYWSMKRGGALNLLDRIVYWATFVVVVVMPVDVICPLPVMEFFYGWQLNLWLLLYLWLRICWTAFIRTPESLSEECRLVGLR
- a CDS encoding polyprenol monophosphomannose synthase → MRKLVIIPTYNEKENISKMISKVFSLPEPFEMLVIDDGSPDGTADIVRQRQQEFPGTLHLLQRSGKQGLGTAYLTGFRWGLENGFDYICEMDCDFSHNPDDLVRLYRAAVEGDYDVVVGSRYVKGVNVVNWPMSRLLMSYFASVYVRTVTRLPLRDATAGFVCYSRRALETIDLDAIRMKGYGFQIEMKYTAWRLGLKLHEVSIIFVERCEGVSKMSGGIFREAFFGVLGLPFRRIRKRQ
- a CDS encoding DNA alkylation repair protein, whose protein sequence is MKIREQLLAMADPAYRDFNASLIPGIGPSIGIRIPRLRALAREIARSDAWRDVLRDDNCPYHEERMLQGMVIGAVRCPVDEKLELVARFVPKIDNWALCDCFCWKLRPAEREPMWRFIQPYFDSPREYDERFAVVMATANFIDAEHLEALLRRFEAFHHEGYYARMGVAWAVSVCYVRFPERMRRWLADACPLDAWTFNKSLQKIVESLRVSDDDRRFVRSLRRIAK